The bacterium genome segment CGGAGGTTAGGATGCTGATCGGTTCGAGTCGGCAGCTGCGTGTCTACGCTTTCGCGGCTGCGGTGGATATGCGCAAAGGATTTGACGGCTTGGCGGCGTTGGTGCGCGAGCAACTGGGCCACGATCCCGGCGATGGGGCTCTGTATCTTTTCGTGAGTCGCAACCGGATTCGAGCCAAGGTCTTGATGTGGGACGGAACCGGCTTGTGTCTCTATGCCAAGCGCCTTGAGGAGGGCCGATTCGCGCCTCTTTGGGGGCGCCAGGTCGACGGCGAGGTGACGCTGTCGATGTCGGAATTGGCGCTGTACCTCGAGGGTTGCCAAGAGGTGGGTCGCCGGCCGATTTCGCCTCCTGAAATCGACCCTAATCGACAGATTCTAAGCGACTTATCTGATACAATCGAGCGGTGCTCGACATCGAAGCCATCAACGATCCGGGGCAACTGCGCAACGTCTGCCGCGCCTACGAGGCCTCCCACCGAGTTCTGGTCGACCGCCTCGAGACTCTAGCGAAGCGGATCGCCGAGCTCGAGGGCTTAGAGGCGGCTCAGGCTGCTCTCGAGCTACCGGATCTGCGCATCGGGGCGCCCGAAGAGGCGAAGCCTAAAGCGGCC includes the following:
- the tnpB gene encoding IS66 family insertion sequence element accessory protein TnpB, which translates into the protein MLIGSSRQLRVYAFAAAVDMRKGFDGLAALVREQLGHDPGDGALYLFVSRNRIRAKVLMWDGTGLCLYAKRLEEGRFAPLWGRQVDGEVTLSMSELALYLEGCQEVGRRPISPPEIDPNRQILSDLSDTIERCSTSKPSTIRGNCATSAAPTRPPTEFWSTASRL